A stretch of DNA from Salvelinus fontinalis isolate EN_2023a unplaced genomic scaffold, ASM2944872v1 scaffold_1753, whole genome shotgun sequence:
gtattgtgatgtcattatggggtattgtgatggcattatggggtattgtgatggcattatggggtattgtgatgtcattatggggtattgtgaaagATTTTAGAATaaagggatgcaccgatattaaATTTTTGGCTAATAACAATATctaatattttccttgccccatAAAACGATACAGATAACCGGTATTTAAAATTTTagaggccttttaagcattctagtacagcactctaatagttaacacacacacggatgcagcggtctaaatcactgcatctcagtgcaagaggtgtcactagagtccctggttcgaatccaggctgtatcacatccggccgtgattgggagtcccacagtagTTGTCTGTTATTGGTGTAGAGGGGAAGACAAAAGAGAGGGAACCCACATATGGATAGGAAGATAGAAATTATCATTATTATGGAAAATATTCATTTAAAATCCAGGATTTTTACAACTTcagctctctaggtcatgccagtaggctacagtaggttgtatctctctaggtcatgccagtaggctacagtaggttgtatctctctaggtcatgccagtaggctacagtaggttgtatctctctaggtcatgccagtaggttacagtaggtagtaactctctaggtcatgccagtaggttacagtaggttgtatctctctaggtcatgccagtaggctacagtaggttgtatctctctaggtcatgccagtaggctacagtaggttgtatctctctaggtcatgccagtaggctacagtaggttgtatctctctaggtcatgccagtaggctacagtaggttgtacatctctaggacatgccagtaggctacagtaggttgtaactctctaggtcatgccagtaggttacagtaggttgtatctctctaggtcatgccagtaggttacagtaggttgtaacaatctaggtcatgccagtaggttacagtaggttgtaactctctaggtcatgccagtaggctacagtaggttgtaactctctaggtcatgccagtaggttgtatctctctaggtcatgccagtaggctacagtatgttgtatctctctaggtcatgccagtaggttacagtaggttgtaactctctaggtcatgccagtaggttacagtaggttgtatctctctaggtcatgccagtaggctacagtaggttgtatctctctaggtcatgccagtaggctacagtaggttgtatctctctaggtcatgccagtaggttacagtaggttgtatctctctaggtcatgccagtaggctacagtaggttgtaacgctctaggtcatgccagtatgttacagtaggttgtatctctctaggtcatgccagtaggctacagtaggttgtaactctctaggtcatgccagtaggttacagtaggttgtatccaagtggaaacaattatcaacccaatgtggaaagtgtcgaatttggtcaacaacaaaatgaaAGGCTTAGTTAGGTTTACTTGATCAAACAGATGTTTCATAATGATTAAGTTGTTATGTGGACACGTGACATAccgacaactttgataaaaaacactataggagttgcctccagatcgctatgcatattcatgctagtagcttagcatctctctctattgaatacaggcggtgcatattcatgctagtagcttagcatctctctccattgaatacaggcggtgcatattcatgctagtagcttagcatctctctccattgaatacaggcggtgcatattcatgctagtagcttagcatccctctccattgaatacaggcggtgcatattcatgctagtagcttagcatctctctccaatGAATACAGGTggttgacgtcaacaaccctcatagaacataaacaatagattacaataataagacgaatccaccaatccaaagaaaggataggcgggagaTGGACAACCCGCAGTGAAGCTTTGTGGACAACAACTAcccttgttagggcggagagacgtcttgtcagtatatccattatCTTTGGTGTAGCCAACCCAACTTTCACATGGCACTATTGGGGGGCACGGTGTGCAGTAAATCATCACTATATGAAAATCACTACATGCAGTGCCCCCCAGTCTGCGGTCAgcagatagacccttctcaaatctatatgttaagtcactttttggaaacggaacggagaaaataaggggtagcttgctctctagtcgtctgattctagacatatcagtcatcatcctgggccctccgtttaagaggtattgacgagccaactccgaatatccaaagttaaaaacacatttaaggtggtacttactggtgttaatcagatctcctatctcctcctcttcatctttcaatgtgacagtaatctccccttccttcttcactccaaaaactgcatccacctctttctcttcctcctcttcttttactgaaacgtctttctcttctttcactctgaacgcgtcttcctcttctttcactgaaacgtctttctcgtcttctttcagggtaacagcctcaccctctactttttgttttactgtaacatcctcttcttccttctcctctttaacgacaatgttcagcccaagagcttctttctccgtccagcagaccgccTCTTCTTTAACGAGAGTGGAGTAGTTTATtgaactcatggtcggggatgttagctagctagctatcattcgcgactaggctagtgctaatttaaccagccagctactatagttgactaatacaaaataacgtaatattaaattaaataggttaacaagtagatacgacctAAGTGTGTCTAACACACAgtagctaatatacaccgaaagcgtataaatagcttgaatctttcggctatgttggctagcaagctaccgaggtggttgacgagctgtttaggaagaaccgtccactagattatacgtcacggcAGCAGCATCGCCTGAAAGACGGACATCGCCGTCttctgactggaggggaaacgcagttgaggatcatattttattttaagacaaagattattttaaatggatttaattaaataatactattatattgagagatacaaagacaggaatgtgttgatcgattagtgcgaataaaaaatgtttattgcagcacatttaaggcagtttcattaagtcaaactaaatctaaataagtagctagctactgtaggtctatactgctcctacatggtgtaacaatacatcatgtagatgtatataatgaactgactaggtctatactgctcctacatggtgtaacaatacatcatgtagatgtatataatgaacagactaggtctatactgcccctacatggtgtaacaatacatcatgtagatgtatataatgaacagactaggtctatactgctcctacatggtgtaacaatacatcatgtagatgtatataatgaacagactaggtccatactgctcctacatgtttatgtattattatgtgttatttatttctcctttatttaaccaggtcggccagttgagaacaagttctcatttacaactgcaacctggccaagataaaacaaagcagttcgacaaaaacaacaacacagagttacacatggagtaaaacaaacatacagtcaataatacagtagaagatCGAGAATATATTTTTATGTTTAGAAATATCGTGAAACACGATCATTCCACTATTAATGcagatattatggacattttatttaaaacatgtaattaaactataattgtAGCTCCTTTAATTTAGACCCAAAATGTATTTGCTATACATTTTAATAATGTGTGCCATTGCCCGGCTATTAAAATGGACAGGCGACTATTTGAGACTCAGCCTTGAATTTACATTTTATGGAATGTTAACTTTGATTGTCTTCAATGAAAATAACCTTTCAAACATGGAATGCAACGTTGTATGAAACAATATTGTCAACTGACTTGATGTCTACGGTGCCAAAGAGATTGatagttgggagtgttgggagtgtccagtgtgttgatATAATGGTAATAATGTCAAAATCCCACTTTTAACAACCATCAGAATTGGTTAAAAAAAAGTTATACCCGAGTAGTGCAGCGGTCGACAGTACTGCATCGAagggctagaggcatcactacagacccaggttcgatcccgggctgtaccacaacctgctgtgatcgggagtcccgtagggcagcACACTATAGGCCAAGCGTtgcccaggttaggggagggtttggccgggggggggggggggggggggaatccttatggcgcctgcaggctgacctcggccgtcaggtgaacagtgtttcctccgacatattggtgcatcttccgggttaagcgggtagCTGTTAAGAAGCTCGGTTTGGCTGGTCAT
This window harbors:
- the LOC129849857 gene encoding uncharacterized protein DDB_G0279979-like isoform X2; this encodes MSSINYSTLVKEEAVCWTEKEALGLNIVVKEEKEEEDVTVKQKVEGEAVTLKEDEKDVSVKEEEDAFRVKEEKDVSVKEEEEEKEVDAVFGVKKEGEITVTLKDEEEEIGDLINTNNYCGTPNHGRM